Proteins encoded together in one Lathyrus oleraceus cultivar Zhongwan6 chromosome 5, CAAS_Psat_ZW6_1.0, whole genome shotgun sequence window:
- the LOC127084317 gene encoding protein MNN4: MLRAKWLKGLMIWLNKLKSFYSLHKIVMTSWYKRLEPRSIMGESMILEEALASRHFLDHLNHLVGKPVREREIKEIVVVELEKESEKRDRKLEDNRKKFEEERKRWREEQDRKLEKDSKKFEKDKKRWREEQDMKFEEERERLLQTMRESVHKQQGELERMTEEKVFEKCTHNVLEI; encoded by the exons ATGCTACGTGCGAAGTGGCTCAAAGGATT GATGATCTGGTTGAACAAACTGAAGTCATTTTATTCACTGCACAAGATCGTCATGACATCTTGGTATAAGCGATTGGAACCCAGGAGCATCATGGGCGAGTCCATGATTTTGGAAGAGGCGTTGGCTTCAAGGCATTTTTTGGACCATCTAAATCATCTAGTGGGAAAACCcgtaagagagagagagattaaagagattgttgttgttgagttggAGAAAGAAAGTGAGAAGCGGGATAGGAAGTTGGAGGATAATAGGAAGAAGTTTGAGGAGGAGAGGAAGAGGTGGAGGGAGGAGCAAGATAGGAAGTTGGAGAAGGATAGCAAGAAGTTTGAGAAGGATAAGAAGAGGTGGAGGGAGGAGCAGGATATGAAGTTTGAGGAGGAGAGGGAGAGGTTGTTGCAGACTATGCGAGAGAGTGTCCATAAGCAACAAGGGGAGCTAGAGAGGATGACTGAGGAGAAGGTGTTTGAGAAGTGTACCCATAATGTGCTTGAGATATAA